A genomic stretch from Pempheris klunzingeri isolate RE-2024b chromosome 23, fPemKlu1.hap1, whole genome shotgun sequence includes:
- the tbc1d19 gene encoding TBC1 domain family member 19 has product MDEGTELSLTIAQIVQRLKGSHLHSQIERQAKECLHQPEIKLESLKEDVRSFLKTSGWERKLKNAVYRELHVQLPPSHPAAPPEHLKEPLAYMRKAQASWEKRVLKSLNSMSTELEVPLARMRPAVEQKELTNKWNEMGTDEPDLSRFRPVYAPKDFLEVLISLRNPNHDCSEDISVRSHWGLIQVPLNVRDIPQLRRAYSELNLNTGQLGIDDHAHIHPDLFENEYVQIGKKVVTEQDSAAAQQYSRQGCPTGLRADLWALILNSTNQPQDVMHYEQLKAGVIQHDLLVDNLIYKDVKLTASNDDYYFVFEDFLYQVLLCFSRDTAVLEHFKYNSATPPKSYIQGKVGDDECAVVYPPNGVIPFHGFSMYVAPLCFLYNEPSKLYSVFREMYIRYFFRLHSISSSPSGIVSLCLQFERLLQTHLPQLFYHLRQIGAQPLRIAFKWMVRAFSGYLSTDQLLLLWDRILGYDSLEIVAVLAAAVFAFRAENLMEVTSLASAEAVLADLSTLKVMPLIQIFLFATAI; this is encoded by the exons aTGGACGAGGGCACCGAGTTATCTCTGACCATCGCTCAGATCGTCCAGCGGCTGAAAGGAAGCCATTTACACTCTCAGATAGAGAGACAAGCCAAA GAGTGTTTACATCAACCTGAGATCAAATTGGAGTCCCTGAAAGAGGACGTACGCAGTTTTCTCAAGACATCAG GCTGGGAAAGAAAGCTAAAGAATGCAGTGTACAGAGAACTGCATGT CCAGCTGCCCCCGAGCCATCCCGCGGCTCCTCCAGAGCATCTCAAAGAGCCGCTGGCCTACATGCGCAAGGCAcag GCCAGCTGGGAGAAGCGTGTCCTTAAAAGCCTGAACAGCATGAGTACGGAGCTCGAAGTGCCTCTGGCTCGGATG AGGCCAGCAGTGGAGCAGAAGGAGCTCACCAACAAATGGAACGAGATGGGCACAGATGAACCAG ATTTAAGCCGCTTTAGGCCCGTCTACGCCCCTAAAGACTTCCTGGAG GTGTTAATCAGCCTGCGGAACCCGAATCACGACTGCAGCGAGGACATCAGCGTCAGGAGCCACTGGGGTCTCATCCAGGTTCCTCTCAATGTCAGGGACATCCCACAGCTG AGACGGGCCTACTCAGAGCTGAACCTGAACACCGGGCAACTGGGGATTGATGACCATGCACACATCCATCCAG ACTTGTTTGAAAACGAGTATGTTCAAATCGGGAAGAAAG TGGTTACGGAGCAGGACAGTGCAGCAGCGCAGCAGTACAGCAGGCAGGGCTGTCCCACCGGGCTCCGGGCAGACCTGTGGGCCCTCATCCTGAACTCTACTAACCAGCCACAG GATGTGATGCATTATGAGCAGCTAAAGGCCGGAGTCATACAACATGACCTACTGGTGGACAATCTCATCTATAAG GATGTGAAGCTCACCGCCAGTAATGACGACTACTACTTTGTGTTTGAGGATTTCCTCTATCAG GTGTTGCTGTGTTTCTCGCGGGACACCGCCGTCTTGGAGCACTTCAAATACAACAGTGCCACTCCTCCTAAATCCTACATCCAGG ggAAGGTTGGAGATGATGAGTGTGCTGTTGTATATCCTCCCAACG GTGTAATCCCTTTTCATGGATTTTCAATGTATG TGGCACCTTTGTGTTTCTTGTACAACGAGCCATCCAAGCTGTACAGTGTATTCAGGGAAATGTACATCCGCTACTTCTTCAGATTACACTCCATCTCGTCCTCTCCCTCG GGTATAGTGTCTTTGTGCCTGCAGTTTGAGCGGCTGCTCCAGACCCACCTGCCTCAGCTCTTCTACCACCTTAGGCAGATCGGGGCACAGCC GTTGCGTATTGCCTTTAAGTGGATGGTGCGGGCCTTTTCCGGCTATCTGTCTACCGACCAGCTGCTTCTCCTCTGGGACCGAATCCTGGGATATGATTCACTGGAGATAGTTGCTG TCCtagcagctgctgtttttgcCTTCCGCGCCGAGAACCTGATGGAAGTGACGTCTCTGGCCTCAGCTGAG GCTGTCCTCGCTGACCTTTCAACTCTGAAGGTCATGCCGCTCATCCAGATCTTTCTATTTGCCACCGCCATCTAA